In Asterias rubens chromosome 2, eAstRub1.3, whole genome shotgun sequence, the sequence cccccccccaccatcaGTCAATATCATCCGTTTTGGTATTGAAtgatatattcataaatacctaagacagtttatccattctgattggtcgaaagggcatcacgaggtgttgtttgaacggatgatataacaccagtaaaaagtgttataacatgggcgtgacacgcgcgcttgcacctgtgcgtataagacagtttcttcattcctattggtcaagagcaacggctgaaacagttgcgCAACAtcacgcgacgcgcacagcatctccttatatggagttgtttacccgagggcctaaccatttcatagctggatgggtttttgtgttgaaagaaatcgttgaataattatactttttggatttattttaccttttgaccaagaagtgttgatgttttttgaccgaaaaggtatttatgaatgggaatcaaagtgtgttgaatcggttttcaactagtggttaaaacccgccgaggcctggttcttgataatttacctcgacttcgtcttggtaaaattatcaagtccaggcctcggctcgggtttaaaccaccagtcgaaaacctcttcaccacacattggttCCCTTATTTATAAACTATACCAGCCTGCTAATATGATGtaatgtggtgaatgcatctacatagtacatagtcaaccctcctactgtttggccattcaatatcatccactgtggttttaaacgatagataaactatgccagcatGCCTCCAAGGTTGTGaatgcaggccttgaactttgctcttgaaggggcacagcaattttcctctggtaagggcaactctatgaggaaaatgtaaatttgtattggaactttgctcAGGGCACTATggacagcaaaagcacagggcaccatggcaataaCCAGGGGTGCTGTGGGtgattttgaggtctggaaTGAATGTcattttaatacatgtacacagttagttttgtgcacagtggTTCCGCCCTACAGAACCCTGCAGTTGACTGGTTTCAAAAGGTTGGTCAACTCACTGGAAAGAGTTGCCAAGAGTTCTAGCAGGGCTTGATTTCAGGGGTAAATTTCACAAGACTGCATGGCCTTataactcaacattttgactggATCAAAACTTAACTTACCTAACCAGAATctgaatgataataataataataatagaccgtttttatatagcgcttttcacccAAGAGAGGTGTCTAAAAGCGCTttcgacattattacccctggtcactgggccttaaatcattccttaaaccatctcagctccctggggagtatacagcatgtGTGCAAttatgtgctactcggctaaaccaatcacatgaaccatctctgccctcacaggtacccatttacccctgggtggagagaagcaattatagttaagtgtcttgctcagggacacaagtaccacgaccgggattcaaacccacactctgctgaacagaagcaccagagcttgagttcggtgctcttatccactcggccagaAACAACAGTGAAATACAGGTAGTATTAATCGCCTGAAAAATaacaagaccgccggacttgtcCAGTCCTGAGTTCACTGAATAATGGCCCAATCtgaaaatcactggccttgggcCTGCAATCCATggtgtaaaattcaagccctgtcaAGGGTGAACTAATGTCTTTCTCCTTCTGTCTCTTCCGTAGGGAATGCAACACTACGAAGTGACGACATGAGATCGGAGTCTTCCAAGGAGCTGCCGTCTCGCGTCAATCGGCAGCGACGGAGTACGGAGAGGAGAGAGTTGGCGCAGGTGTTGCGCTTTGATGAGCTTCACAacggcagcagcagcagcagcaggaCAGCAGCAGCGACTCTGATGGAGACGGCTGCTGCAGTATCAACTCGCTGTGCAGGGACACAAACGTAAGTGAAGTAAGATTTGTAAACATCAATTGATCGAGCAGGGTATACCGTTTGTAGCGTCAAGACCGAACTGGCTCTGTTTAGAGCAAACACTTCCTATAAAGAGAAttgttacatggttgtacctgcaagtttactattatacTTTATTCTTATCAAGTTGGTAGtctggtttttacccttacacagatgtgttTTGAAGGAACTGAAaacgtttggtatttactcaaaatatattagcataaaaacttacttgagcaacggagcttggtaatgagcaacggagagctgttggtagcctgtatacaatattgtgagaaatgactctatccgaagtaaaatgtttgagaaagagttaatttcttactaaaatatgaATCAGAGAAAGATTGATGATCTTGACGTTTCTGGACCAATGtattaaaacaaagacaaatttgaatGGCTGAACATCTTGTTAACGCAAGTAATTATTTACTGTCTTGAAATCTAACACCTACACATTCAAACTAAGTGTGCAGATACACTTAATGCTTGTGAGTACTTACTTCACTGCcacagcaaaaataaaaaggagaggttattatattttttatgacaaTGGAATCCACAACAGATGTCCATAACTCATTATGGAATTTGGTTGAAACGTGTAACGCAACCCATGTGTGCAGATGTAGAATGATTCACTGTAGAGTAAAATGATCTGACAATCTTGACTTATGGACACCATGCAAGGATGTCATCAGAATTACAGTGGGTGTAGAACTAGAACTCCAAATGTTTCTGACACTGACAGACACCTTGTgttctcaccccccccccccccacacacacacacaccccatctcaggcatgtatgcttcgtgtttaaaagggcaagggcaacgAGGCATTTTAtcaatgtaaatttctactggagcattttaagggcccttcccaagggcaagggcaccaagtcatttTATCATTATCAACTTCTTCTGGGACATTtgaagggcatcaaggcaatgaccaaggggggcacggaggcaatcgccttctttgcctccatgaagtTGATATCATCACTGATCCTACTGACTAGTATTGTCATAGCCCGGTggtccccttttttttttaatgggagaCAATTGGACAGTCTTTTTTCTCAGTTCTTGCCAGTAGTGTGATTACTCAGACTTGGGCAATCTTTTGAGgttaaatttgaaatttgttgtacTGATTTTTGTTGATCTCTAATCAACAGGGGCACTTCAGACCAAGATGCTACCATAACCATATATAAAGTAGGCTTTCAGATAAACAGTACACATTTTTCTTTTGGGGTCATCATTAAAGTATGGACCCTAAACGTTTACAGAACAACaaaatcttttgtttttgttttgcctccAAAATGTaagttttgaaattttcaaagattgGTGACTTTGTGAAACGTCAAGGATGGAAGTTAAATTTGCTGTgaacactcccccccccccaaaaaaaagccCTCCCCCCCAGAACAATGATGTATTTTTTCAActgtgtaaagcattttgagaaacatttcacttttgaAGTACCCGGTAATGCAGTTACACtgtataaaaagaaaacaggttttttttgccccaaaatttgaatttgtgaaTCATTTCTACATAAACGCTTCTCATGATTGTGTATTTCTATCAGGGATTCTTCTTCCTGCGTCTGGATTTTTCGATGATACCTCAAAAAtttgaccaccttttgaaatgaaattttcaggagttagttttattgtgtacacgGTCATTTATACAGTAATAAAGCAATCAAatggtttcaaaaaccaaaggtatactttgcctttaagtttgTCTGTGACGTGAGTAAGACATAACCTTGTTGCTGCGCATTAAACTCTGCCAAAGGTCTTCTTCTGGCGAGCTGCCTGTTTGTTGGCCAGTTTTACATTTATCCCTATGAGACATAATTCTGCACATATCATCATGTAGATGTACTTTAGGGCATGAGCTATGCAAGTTATGCACTAATGGCTTCTGAGCAATCcatattattaaaggcactggacacttgaatcggtaattactcaaataatttttagcgtaaaaacctacttggtaataagcaatggttagctgttgatggtataaaacattgtgagaaagggctccctctgaagtattgtatcttttaagaaagaggtaatttctcactcaaataacgagaaaacttcgggcctgaagccttttattatgcatctgaaaagcacactgTATTTGtgcaaccagggtgtttttttctttcattgttctcttgccaCTTCCATGACcaacaattgagtcaaaattttcacagatttgtttttatgcattttgttgggatacaccaaacgtgtgtccactgcctttaagagcaggACAGGgatttgaaattattattggcCAAGACAAGGCTGTGGACTATCACCATGACACCAATAAAACTTAGAGAGAAAATAACTTTGTTTCTCTCCTGAGGGGCTTGTGAAAGGTGCTTAGCGGAAATTCTCTCAGTCTGGAAGATATTGAGGGAATGACAGGTTGATTCATGGTGGCCTGTTTGTGGAGGGAGGTATTGGGATGATTTTTTGACAGATCTGGGAGGACAAAATAAGAAATGGGGTTGTCAGTTTGTAACAGCTGGTTCAGTGCAGTTTGTctgccaggggtggatttcacaaagagtttaggacaagtaactcgtcctaactcgattATGAGAATAAGGAGTGGTCTTATTTCGAGTAgtgatgagttactcgtcctaacttatagGACTAGCCGTAAGTTTTTAAGAGCTCCGATAGgattaactctttgtgaaatcgatccctaGAACTAGGCCTCATATCTCATAAAGCTGCATAACAATTATTGTGCTCGTAAGTTGTACCACAAACTTACCTATCTCGTCCACAGTTTATAGGAAAGTTGACATACCTTAcagttacacaacacactggacttACGGTCTTAATTCTGAtcggaaggacgaagcaataatggttaagtgtgtCTTGAagacaagtgtcaagaccgggacttgaacccaaactttgctgatcagaaataccagagctgGAGTCCAGTGCACACAATCATTAGTTCATCTCTAACAAAACGCTGCTAAAAATGTGTCCTATTTTTGCCTGTATTTACATACTGAGCATCTTTACATTACATGTAACACTAACGGTGCAAATGcccaaacctacatgtacatcgaaAGGGCATAAAGTCACATTCTTCGGTTTATTACTAATGGGGCACTTTGGACTTTATCTTTTAATCACTAATAGTCAAAGAATGTGTAACATTTGGGCCAACTTTTATTTCTTGTTGACCAACTTTGATAGGGCTGTGGGGACACAATAATCTGACCGGAGTAAATCTCTCCAGTGCCTGGGTTAAGCTTGGGTATTTGGGTTGGCCTGTTGGAGTTACGGAAATATTTGGAATATCCCAAGAGGATAGAGGCATTGTCAAGGCTCTTGTTTGCTGTGAACCCGGGCGCATACTTTGTGTCTCAGGAATTCAAAGGAGGTTGATCTGGGTGTTTCCACATTTTGTTTGGACTTGAAGAATGGAAAGCTGGGTTGATTTACAGAAGGAATAAATCACTTTGCTTGAAAGAGTGTTTGTCAAGTGCTGTACACAAAAGGGAAggaatatgtacatgtattaaatcAAGTTCATTATGCTTGTTTCCTATTATCTGTTGATCAGTTGATTTTGTTAGGGGGGGGGCCTATGCTTTTCTGTTGAGCTAAATAACCAACCTTTTCTCTAGTTGCTTACTTCCACTATCAATGAAAGAACTGAAAGAGATAAGAAAACTTGTCAGCTCAGCAAGATTGAtgaggttgttgtttttttaatcagaGAAATAACTACCATGAGACTTGAAGAAACAGACGTCGTGGGCATTCCAGAAGTCAACCCAGCTCTCCCGACCCCTAGCACTTCGCATCTCACTCCTTCCCCCACGCACCTCCCCAGCCTGCCCAGCAGCAAGGAGACGCAACAACTTCGGCCGTCTGTGATAACCTGCGCACCGTCgcagtcaagagagggcgctgtgcgGGAAGGCCACGGAAACAGCCCGGCGTACGGGAGGACCAACGGTTACACGTCAACATCATCATCGGCAGCGATTCAAACAAATTGCCATCGTCGAGAAATATCACTAGGTTTGTATGCTTCGGTTGTTACAAAATTCCCCAAATCAAAAGTTATCCATTTGCAACTTCCAACCCTCCCtccgaaccccccccccccaaaccccccccccccccaaaaaaaaaaaaaaaaaaaccctgcaaaataaataaatgattatGTTACCAGGGTGCATATATTTTTACTCTATTGTAAGAGTATTCTTTAATGCCTGGTTtttgtggctggtaaccaggttctggtgagcataattttattgtgcttagctactttttgtgcttagctactttttgtgcttagaggcagtggacactattggtaattactcaaaataattattagcataaaaccttacttggtaacgagtaatggggagagattggtgGTAGTATAAatatggtgagaaacggctccctctgaagtgccatagtttacgagaaagaagtaattttccacgaatttgattttgagacctcggatttagaattttctcgaaatcaaccatctaattaaatgcacacaacttcgtgtgacaagggtgttttttctttcattattatctcgcaacttcgaccaccaattgtgcacaaattttctcaggtttgttattttatgcatatgttggggtacaccaagtgagaagactggtctttgacaattaccaatagtgtctagtgtctttaaacagctctAATGAAACTGGGCGAGACTGTTTCTGTGCAGTCAACATTTACAGGGacacaaatcatttttttttagtaatgtcTGGAAATcttaacattattttggtttcagTAAAACTTCCCTTTGTTCACAAGACAGCTGTGTGCTCCAAAGAAAGCTGGAAAAATGTATCATAGATCAATCATTCACAAAAGGCTGCATACCAATAAGgccaccccccaaaaatgtttgCGTTACCCGACCAATCATAAAAATACAGTCGACCCTATTTCGGGGTTTCTTTTTTTCGAccctgttttttcatttttttcaaggCAATAAATATGATGACTAAAATCTATTGAGTTGGTTATgaatatgtttgaaaaaaatttttGTCTGCCATTTCTCTTCAATTGTAGAGTGCACAATGTTTTGCACAAAGAATGTGCAGAAGATTGCACACGTCCATTACTTTCAGTTGTATGGACGGAGCTCGGAGATggatgtactgtacatgtataccagcTAGCAGCTTAACAAATTGGAAAATATGTCATTTGTTGCTgggaatgaaaacaaaaaacaaaaacctaccTATAATATTTTTCCAGCCCGTTACTCCAACCTTACTTTTTTTAAGGCCTAattgaaatattaaaacaagttggggggggggggaggttggaGTCACAGCGAACAAAGATTTGTTTaggtgatgatgatgaatggCCTCTGTATTTCAACATTATTCCCAAGCTGTGCTAGAAATCTTGCCAGCCATTTGTATGAAATGAATCTGTCCCTAGAAGTGGGGCTTGCCCAATGATGGATGGCATTTCAGCATTTTATTTTCCTCCAGGATGCACTTGACCTAAGTTATGTGACCCTCTGCCTGGCTCTAGTCTTctcttttaaagggtttgggtacttttcgtagtacgaaacaaaacacaaaaaaacacacaaaagatttacattaaacttacacggttcaTAGATAAAGATGATATAGAGCTTCccttaaagtattacttgctgaggcgctgtagtttttgagatatgagtaaaacagtttcaCAATTTTGCTTTCATGTTGAACGGATTTACACGGCTctcatgaaaacattgctctgtgattttaactttttttctcaaaaacttcacaacaaatgaagctgaaacttacatacatcttcatacACAGTGAGTgaggattcatgtcatggcccaaAATTGATATATTATACAAAAGGTACCAACACCCTTCAAACTTATCTGTGTTGCAGAACAGTAAAAAGTTTAATTTCCGTAAAACGGGGTGGCTTTAGAATTTTAGAAAAAATTGTACCTGCTTTCCCATGAtaacagtttttgttataaatgctGGGAGTCTTGGGTTCATGTTGGGATTTGATTAATTAAAGAATACCCCCAAAACAACctaaatttattttcattttctttaattttttttggagTAAAGGTTTGTTCCAAGTCACCCCAAACCCTGGGGCCCTTAATTTGGGGTGACTTTTGACAGccaattacatttatataggctTAAATCATGGaacgattaaaaaaaacacataggTATACTATGAGGGTTGGTTACATTGCATTAcaagtattgttattat encodes:
- the LOC117306811 gene encoding transcription cofactor vestigial-like protein 4 isoform X1, whose translation is MIMETLTYTQLVPCFDPMRIAFYHEGNATLRSDDMRSESSKELPSRVNRQRRSTERRELAQVLRFDELHNGSSSSSRTAAATLMETAAAVSTRCAGTQTEITTMRLEETDVVGIPEVNPALPTPSTSHLTPSPTHLPSLPSSKETQQLRPSVITCAPSQSREGAVREGHGNSPAYGRTNGYTSTSSSAAIQTNCHRREISLGVCDPVIEEHFRRSLGKDYKENYGAPKPSSSNDGVVTMITGSVDDHFAKALGDKWPQIKNVIEPAGQSPPSSPHVVHQASVMST
- the LOC117306811 gene encoding transcription cofactor vestigial-like protein 4 isoform X2 is translated as MRSESSKELPSRVNRQRRSTERRELAQVLRFDELHNGSSSSSRTAAATLMETAAAVSTRCAGTQTEITTMRLEETDVVGIPEVNPALPTPSTSHLTPSPTHLPSLPSSKETQQLRPSVITCAPSQSREGAVREGHGNSPAYGRTNGYTSTSSSAAIQTNCHRREISLGVCDPVIEEHFRRSLGKDYKENYGAPKPSSSNDGVVTMITGSVDDHFAKALGDKWPQIKNVIEPAGQSPPSSPHVVHQASVMST